A window of Paenibacillus sp. 19GGS1-52 contains these coding sequences:
- a CDS encoding amino acid ABC transporter permease: protein MNIFNLAYEYRNFYLTGLQYTLLLAVIGVFCGFVLGIAVALLRMSRLWPLRFIATAWVEFLRGTPMLVQLFLIHYGLPVLHIEFTPIESGAITLSINSSAYLAETFRAGIQGVDRGQMEAARSLGMRQGMTMRYIILPQALKNVLPAIGNEFITIIKESSIVSMIGVADLLFQSQTVTTITYEALTPLLIIAFMYFVMTFTLSKILGRLERRLNTDDRC from the coding sequence ATGAATATATTTAATCTAGCTTATGAATACCGGAATTTTTACTTAACTGGTCTGCAGTACACGTTGCTATTAGCTGTTATTGGTGTGTTCTGTGGATTTGTATTGGGAATCGCTGTTGCGCTTCTGAGAATGTCACGTTTATGGCCGCTGCGGTTCATTGCCACCGCTTGGGTGGAGTTCTTGCGCGGTACACCAATGCTGGTGCAGCTGTTTCTGATTCACTATGGTCTGCCTGTCTTGCATATCGAATTCACTCCAATAGAATCAGGGGCCATTACTTTATCGATCAACAGCTCCGCTTATCTGGCTGAGACCTTTCGGGCGGGTATACAGGGGGTAGACCGTGGTCAAATGGAAGCCGCCCGTTCTTTAGGGATGAGACAAGGCATGACCATGCGTTATATCATCCTGCCGCAAGCGCTGAAGAATGTGCTGCCGGCGATTGGCAACGAGTTTATTACCATTATTAAAGAATCATCCATCGTCTCCATGATTGGGGTAGCCGATCTATTATTCCAATCGCAAACGGTCACAACCATTACTTATGAAGCATTAACACCCTTACTCATTATCGCCTTTATGTATTTTGTTATGACATTCACGTTGTCCAAGATATTAGGCAGACTGGAAAGGAGGTTGAACACGGATGATCGCTGTTAA
- a CDS encoding Ppx/GppA phosphatase family protein, producing the protein MRDDLCRIGIIDIGSNSIRLVIYDTTSEGGYKIIKECKYSARLSEKITKESRLEQHDMETIIPVLRQFKEICDEFEVDKIRAGATAAIRNAANSAEIIAFLSEATSIPIEVISGHQEAYFGFLGVINAFDVEDGFVIDIGGGSTEITLFRGRRYQHSISFPFGAVNTNSMFGQGGNWTAEQVHKLQAYVIGRLVEHEWLSTGSGLPLFGLGGTLRSLGKLDQKTRDYSLQNSHGYTMPTETIEHFMATLPLTPYEKRKELDGLSKSRADIIVSGLIIFHTVYQYIGASCSVISGEGLREGMLHDLLNPEEPVRNSALEYSLNTIIRFDIRTSKRHLDHIYKLAHSLFEAFTVEGDKVEQDMLIYVATMLHRTGTNINYYQSKRHTRYWLMNSPIRGLTHRQLILCALIASYSTKSRKQKMSNLHKDILLASDDELIHKLGALVQLSIALDSSEIGIVSDLKADLHGNNLSLELQGAPALLIGLEDIENALKAFRSAWSVKVKLGFPSNG; encoded by the coding sequence ATGAGAGATGATCTTTGCCGAATAGGCATTATCGATATTGGTTCCAACTCCATCCGCCTGGTGATCTATGATACGACCTCGGAAGGAGGTTACAAAATTATAAAGGAGTGTAAGTACTCCGCTCGCTTGAGTGAAAAGATTACGAAGGAGAGCAGGCTGGAGCAGCATGACATGGAGACGATTATTCCGGTCTTGCGCCAGTTTAAGGAGATCTGCGATGAATTTGAAGTCGATAAAATCCGTGCTGGAGCTACAGCGGCGATTCGCAATGCAGCTAACTCCGCCGAGATTATTGCTTTTTTATCAGAGGCAACCTCCATCCCCATCGAAGTAATCAGCGGACATCAGGAGGCGTATTTTGGTTTCCTTGGTGTTATCAATGCCTTTGATGTAGAAGATGGTTTCGTCATCGATATTGGCGGCGGCAGTACAGAGATTACGCTTTTTCGTGGTCGGCGTTATCAACATAGTATCTCTTTCCCGTTCGGAGCTGTGAACACTAACAGTATGTTCGGCCAAGGCGGCAATTGGACTGCTGAGCAAGTACATAAACTTCAGGCTTATGTTATCGGCAGGCTGGTAGAGCATGAATGGTTGAGCACGGGCTCGGGACTACCTTTATTCGGCCTAGGAGGGACACTTCGTTCATTGGGTAAGCTGGATCAAAAAACACGGGATTATTCATTGCAAAATTCGCATGGATATACCATGCCTACGGAGACCATTGAACATTTTATGGCGACCTTGCCCTTAACGCCCTATGAGAAGCGCAAGGAGCTGGACGGGCTGTCCAAGAGCCGTGCCGATATCATCGTGTCAGGCCTAATTATTTTTCACACGGTGTATCAGTATATTGGAGCCAGCTGTTCAGTGATCAGTGGGGAGGGTTTACGGGAGGGCATGCTGCATGATCTGCTAAATCCAGAGGAGCCGGTGAGGAACAGTGCGTTGGAATATAGCCTGAATACCATCATCCGCTTTGATATCCGCACCTCGAAAAGACATCTGGATCATATTTACAAGCTGGCTCATAGTCTGTTTGAAGCCTTTACGGTAGAGGGTGATAAGGTAGAACAGGACATGTTGATCTATGTGGCCACAATGCTTCACCGCACAGGGACCAATATCAATTATTATCAATCCAAGCGGCATACACGGTACTGGTTGATGAATTCACCGATTCGCGGGCTCACGCACCGCCAGCTTATCCTCTGTGCCTTGATAGCCTCCTATAGCACAAAAAGCCGGAAGCAGAAAATGTCCAATTTGCATAAGGACATCTTGCTAGCTTCCGACGATGAGTTGATTCATAAGCTGGGTGCTCTTGTCCAACTAAGTATTGCACTGGACAGCAGCGAGATTGGTATTGTCAGCGACTTGAAGGCTGATCTGCACGGCAACAATCTCAGTCTTGAGTTGCAGGGCGCTCCAGCACTTCTAATCGGTCTGGAAGACATTGAGAACGCTCTGAAGGCGTTCAGGAGTGCTTGGTCGGTAAAGGTAAAGCTCGGTTTTCCTTCCAACGGGTAA
- a CDS encoding 3D domain-containing protein, which produces MKIKFRTIKAIAAVMGISALLHAVPAQADSIHIVKEGNTYYSLSKQYGVGMNELMKANPKVAPLNMYPGLKITVPGQLAAKAVASAKVLTDSSSAISASFNVEPDSKKVEAWGKVFSYDKTLQVKATAYSSASSENGIWGAVDYFGNALKLGTIAVDPSVIPMGTKVLVTGYSHPGLPKLAFVATATDQGSAIKGNRIDIFIPGSQSFVSDFGFQYVQLYVIQ; this is translated from the coding sequence ATGAAAATTAAATTCAGAACGATTAAAGCCATAGCGGCTGTTATGGGAATCAGTGCATTATTGCACGCAGTTCCTGCACAAGCAGACAGCATTCATATTGTAAAAGAAGGAAATACCTATTACTCACTGTCTAAGCAATACGGTGTCGGAATGAATGAATTGATGAAGGCAAACCCTAAAGTTGCACCCTTAAATATGTACCCTGGTCTTAAAATAACAGTTCCTGGTCAACTGGCAGCTAAGGCAGTAGCCTCTGCGAAAGTACTAACTGACAGTTCCTCGGCAATTTCAGCTAGTTTCAATGTGGAGCCTGATTCCAAAAAGGTAGAAGCATGGGGCAAGGTATTCAGCTATGACAAAACCTTGCAGGTAAAAGCTACAGCTTATTCCTCCGCAAGCAGCGAGAATGGAATATGGGGTGCGGTCGATTACTTTGGTAATGCACTGAAGCTTGGGACTATCGCCGTTGATCCTAGTGTAATTCCAATGGGCACCAAGGTATTGGTAACGGGTTATTCACACCCGGGCCTGCCTAAACTCGCTTTCGTGGCAACAGCAACTGATCAAGGAAGCGCAATAAAGGGTAACCGTATTGATATCTTTATTCCTGGAAGCCAAAGCTTTGTGTCCGATTTTGGATTTCAGTATGTACAACTATATGTAATTCAATAA
- a CDS encoding transporter substrate-binding domain-containing protein has protein sequence MNKWGKLSLGMLLAVGLLSGCGSNKNDNESAATGNNSTGTVKTLTMGTSADFPPYEFHKVIDGKDTIVGFDIDIAKDIAKDMGAELVIKDLPFKSLLNELSSGRVDIVISGLSPTEDRRKAVELSDIYYKADQAVVVREADKDKFATMDSLKNAKIGIQTGSIQEDIAKGIEGAKLTSLGKISEIILQLQSNRVDASIMEGPVAKAFVKNVPGLVVTAAVPVVEDNGYVIGIKKGNTELLEKVNGTLAHLISEGKIEQYVTAASELSISK, from the coding sequence ATGAACAAATGGGGTAAACTATCATTAGGAATGTTATTGGCGGTAGGCCTGCTTTCCGGCTGTGGTTCGAATAAGAACGATAATGAGTCTGCTGCAACCGGCAATAATAGTACTGGAACGGTCAAGACGCTTACGATGGGTACAAGCGCAGATTTCCCACCCTATGAATTTCACAAAGTAATAGATGGAAAGGATACAATCGTTGGTTTTGATATTGATATTGCCAAGGATATTGCCAAGGACATGGGCGCTGAGCTGGTAATCAAGGATTTACCTTTCAAGTCTTTGCTGAATGAGCTGTCGAGTGGACGAGTAGATATTGTTATTTCTGGCCTTAGTCCAACCGAAGATCGTAGAAAAGCCGTTGAGCTTTCAGATATTTACTATAAAGCGGATCAAGCAGTTGTGGTACGGGAAGCGGATAAAGATAAATTTGCGACAATGGATTCCTTGAAGAACGCCAAAATCGGTATTCAGACAGGTTCAATCCAGGAAGATATCGCCAAAGGTATTGAAGGTGCCAAGCTGACATCCCTAGGCAAAATTTCCGAGATCATTCTACAGCTTCAGTCAAACCGTGTAGATGCTTCCATTATGGAAGGCCCTGTTGCTAAGGCTTTTGTGAAGAATGTTCCAGGGCTTGTTGTTACAGCCGCTGTACCAGTTGTTGAAGACAACGGTTATGTTATTGGGATCAAGAAAGGCAATACTGAATTGCTTGAAAAAGTGAACGGGACGTTGGCCCACCTGATTTCGGAAGGCAAGATTGAGCAGTATGTAACAGCAGCAAGTGAACTTTCTATAAGCAAATAA
- a CDS encoding polysaccharide deacetylase family protein, which translates to MDNRHRGWKQIIIWSAIIALLCPFSASGLASADLQESEVTLDSKVTQSSTVPEEQAVSAGTSSAASATQSRKNSKGLSLSQLLRKYPETIMTKGPRSKIIALTFDDVPDPRFTPQVLDVLKKYHVKATFFVVGSRAKKHPELVARMIREGHVVGNHSYNHPQFVKLTLIDFRSEIIRTENVLQALAGYKPRLIRPPYGDISEQQLRWAKARGYKLVNWNVDSLDWRGLSKAQVRNNILSHAGKGSIILQHGGGGRGSNLRGTIQALPEVITIMRKRGYTFVTVPQMLQVSKNK; encoded by the coding sequence ATGGATAATCGGCATAGAGGTTGGAAGCAAATCATCATATGGAGCGCAATTATTGCCCTACTCTGTCCGTTCTCTGCTTCAGGGCTAGCTTCAGCCGACTTGCAGGAATCTGAAGTAACTCTGGACTCTAAAGTTACACAATCTTCTACTGTACCTGAAGAACAGGCCGTTTCGGCAGGTACTTCCTCTGCTGCATCGGCTACCCAATCCCGCAAAAATTCTAAAGGGCTCTCTCTAAGCCAGCTTCTTCGCAAATATCCCGAGACAATTATGACCAAAGGCCCCCGTAGTAAAATTATCGCTCTTACTTTTGATGATGTGCCTGACCCAAGGTTTACCCCACAGGTACTCGACGTTCTGAAGAAGTACCATGTAAAGGCGACTTTTTTTGTTGTGGGCAGCCGGGCGAAGAAACACCCCGAACTAGTAGCAAGAATGATTCGCGAGGGCCACGTTGTCGGCAACCACTCTTATAATCATCCACAATTCGTAAAGCTTACGCTGATTGATTTTAGATCCGAAATTATTAGAACAGAAAATGTCCTGCAAGCTCTGGCGGGTTATAAGCCTCGGCTGATTCGGCCACCCTATGGAGATATCAGTGAGCAGCAGCTGAGGTGGGCGAAAGCACGTGGTTATAAGCTTGTCAATTGGAACGTAGACTCTCTGGATTGGAGGGGGCTTTCCAAGGCGCAGGTAAGAAATAACATTCTGTCGCATGCCGGAAAAGGATCTATCATACTGCAGCATGGTGGTGGTGGACGAGGAAGTAATCTTAGAGGGACGATTCAGGCGCTCCCTGAAGTGATCACGATTATGCGTAAACGAGGGTATACTTTTGTGACGGTACCGCAAATGCTACAGGTATCCAAAAATAAATAA
- a CDS encoding NADH:flavin oxidoreductase/NADH oxidase — MSDLFTPYELRGLTLRNRIVMPPMCQYAVEKQDGMPNEWHFVHYVSRAVGGTGFIIVEMTGIHPDGRITRHDTGIWSDDHIEAYRKITDSVHASGAKIAVQLGHAGRKAIDAEPPVAPSAIAFDANSKTPQALSKAGIVELIEAYAEGARRAVQAGFDTVEIHGAHGYLIHQFHSPLTNIREDEYGADLALFGEQVVTAVRNVLPADMPLLMRISAKEYVNGGYDEAYALEICRRYKDAGVDMFHVSSGGEGPIGSNGGPNAGSAYQVNLAEFIRSGLQVPVIAVGRLDSYPVAQSIIAEEQAELVAVGRGMLSDPYWALHAEEALGSVQNVPKPYERGIWNRSRL; from the coding sequence ATGTCGGATTTGTTTACACCTTATGAATTAAGAGGACTAACGCTAAGAAATCGGATTGTTATGCCACCGATGTGTCAGTATGCAGTGGAGAAACAGGATGGCATGCCAAACGAGTGGCATTTTGTCCATTATGTCAGCCGTGCGGTTGGAGGGACTGGCTTTATTATTGTAGAAATGACCGGTATACATCCGGATGGACGAATTACCAGGCATGACACCGGTATCTGGAGTGATGACCATATTGAGGCTTATCGTAAGATTACGGATAGTGTTCACGCTTCTGGCGCCAAGATCGCAGTTCAGTTGGGACATGCTGGCCGCAAAGCAATAGATGCCGAACCGCCTGTCGCCCCTTCCGCAATTGCCTTCGATGCTAACTCCAAGACCCCTCAGGCTCTTTCCAAGGCAGGTATCGTCGAGTTGATCGAAGCTTATGCTGAAGGGGCGCGCAGAGCGGTACAGGCCGGATTTGATACTGTGGAAATCCATGGAGCCCATGGCTACTTAATTCACCAGTTCCATTCGCCGCTGACAAATATCAGAGAGGATGAGTATGGAGCTGATCTTGCCCTTTTTGGCGAACAGGTTGTCACAGCCGTTAGAAATGTCCTGCCTGCTGATATGCCTTTGCTAATGAGAATTTCCGCTAAGGAGTATGTGAACGGGGGATATGATGAAGCCTACGCTCTGGAGATCTGCCGACGCTATAAAGACGCAGGAGTGGACATGTTCCACGTTTCTTCAGGAGGAGAAGGTCCGATTGGCTCGAATGGCGGTCCTAATGCGGGGTCTGCCTACCAAGTGAATCTTGCAGAATTTATCCGTAGTGGTTTGCAGGTCCCTGTGATTGCGGTGGGTCGTCTGGATTCGTACCCGGTGGCCCAGTCTATTATCGCTGAAGAACAAGCAGAGCTTGTTGCCGTTGGTCGCGGGATGCTAAGTGATCCTTATTGGGCTTTACATGCGGAAGAAGCGCTAGGAAGCGTACAGAACGTCCCTAAGCCTTATGAACGTGGCATATGGAATAGAAGTAGACTCTAA
- a CDS encoding amino acid ABC transporter ATP-binding protein, with protein sequence MIAVKNLHKHFGKLEILKGIDLEVKKGEVVVVIGPSGSGKSTLLRCLNLLEQPTGGEIAFEGHSITTKKHDINVTREKMGMVFQQFNLFPHKTVLQNIMLAPLKVKKQQHSEAEKIAVELLRTVGLEDKKDVYPAQLSGGQKQRIAIARALAMQPHVMLFDEPTSALDPEMVGEVLEVMKKLAEAGMTMVIVTHEMGFAREVGDRILFMDDGVIVEQGTPAEVFGSPKHVRTKDFLSKVL encoded by the coding sequence ATGATCGCTGTTAAGAACCTGCATAAGCATTTCGGAAAGCTGGAAATATTGAAGGGCATTGATCTGGAGGTTAAAAAGGGCGAGGTCGTCGTAGTTATCGGCCCCAGTGGCTCTGGTAAAAGCACCCTGCTGCGCTGCTTGAATCTGCTTGAGCAGCCAACGGGTGGTGAGATTGCCTTTGAAGGTCATTCCATTACGACCAAGAAGCATGATATCAATGTGACTCGCGAGAAAATGGGGATGGTCTTCCAGCAATTCAACCTGTTCCCACACAAAACAGTGCTGCAAAATATTATGCTTGCCCCGCTCAAAGTAAAAAAACAGCAGCACAGTGAAGCAGAAAAAATTGCTGTTGAACTGCTGCGTACCGTAGGCCTAGAGGATAAAAAGGATGTTTATCCAGCCCAACTCTCCGGTGGACAGAAGCAACGGATTGCTATCGCCCGTGCGCTGGCGATGCAGCCGCATGTGATGCTCTTTGATGAACCCACCTCGGCGCTAGACCCGGAAATGGTCGGCGAGGTGCTGGAAGTTATGAAGAAGCTGGCTGAGGCTGGAATGACTATGGTTATAGTCACACACGAGATGGGATTTGCACGTGAAGTGGGTGACCGCATCCTTTTCATGGACGACGGTGTTATCGTCGAGCAGGGAACACCGGCAGAAGTATTCGGCAGTCCTAAACATGTGCGCACGAAAGATTTTTTAAGCAAGGTTCTATAA
- a CDS encoding alpha-glycosidase: MLLEALYHVPRDKWAYAYDTETIHLRVRTKRNDVDCVVALTGDKYDWVPTYYEVMMEKAASDDMFDYWEAAVRPKYKRLCYTFRISAGSENIYLLDNGIRQECPQPPNHYYEFPYIHNIDLFKVPDWAKDAVFYQIMTERFAKGDPTIDPEGTEEWGGTPKLDNFFGGDLQGVLDHLDDLQELGINAIYFTPLFLSPSNHKYDIVDYKKIDPHFGSNQLLKQLIAECHKKGIRVMLDAVFNHCSDKFPPFQDVLEKGEYSVYKDWFHMNSFPAEIIDGIPTYDTFGFFGNMPKFNTANPEVKSYLLEVAEYWIKEIKVDGWRLDVANEVDHHFWRDFRKVVKNANPEAYIVGEVWSDSLTWLLGDQFDSVMNYPFSGTVLEFFNGGMDGVTFGHRIGALLMRYPQQTNEVVFNLLGSHDTPRLLTCVGEDKRRLKLAVVFLFTFMGTPCIFYGDEIGLSGNQDPDCRKCMEWDEKKQDRELYDFYRMMIALRKKNKALREGRFRILQAHKSDSCIVYERADEVIHFTIWMNNGSEPRTLSHPMETDDWLDALTGDPVVPQGGMMNIALDAYGYRILCRTLE; this comes from the coding sequence ATGCTTTTGGAAGCTTTGTACCATGTTCCCCGCGACAAGTGGGCTTATGCCTACGATACAGAAACTATACACCTGCGTGTTCGCACCAAACGCAATGATGTGGACTGTGTTGTGGCCCTTACCGGAGATAAATATGATTGGGTCCCTACTTATTATGAAGTTATGATGGAAAAAGCGGCTTCGGATGATATGTTCGATTATTGGGAAGCTGCGGTTCGTCCGAAATACAAACGTTTGTGCTACACCTTTCGCATCAGCGCAGGTTCCGAGAATATCTATTTACTGGATAATGGCATCCGCCAGGAATGTCCACAGCCGCCAAATCATTACTACGAATTTCCCTACATACACAATATTGATTTGTTCAAGGTGCCTGATTGGGCTAAAGACGCCGTCTTTTATCAGATAATGACCGAGCGATTTGCCAAAGGCGACCCCACTATTGACCCGGAAGGAACGGAGGAGTGGGGCGGTACACCGAAGCTGGATAACTTTTTTGGAGGAGATCTGCAAGGAGTACTGGACCACCTGGACGATCTGCAGGAGCTTGGCATCAACGCTATTTACTTCACCCCACTCTTCCTCTCCCCCTCCAATCACAAATACGACATCGTAGACTATAAAAAGATTGACCCGCACTTTGGGAGCAATCAGCTATTGAAGCAGCTTATAGCGGAGTGCCACAAAAAAGGTATCCGCGTCATGCTCGACGCCGTATTCAATCATTGCAGCGATAAATTCCCACCGTTTCAGGATGTTTTGGAGAAGGGGGAGTATTCCGTTTACAAGGATTGGTTCCACATGAACTCTTTCCCGGCCGAGATTATCGACGGTATTCCTACGTATGACACGTTCGGATTTTTTGGCAATATGCCCAAGTTCAATACCGCAAATCCCGAGGTTAAATCGTATTTGCTTGAGGTCGCGGAATATTGGATTAAAGAAATTAAAGTAGACGGCTGGCGGCTGGATGTGGCTAATGAAGTTGACCATCATTTCTGGCGCGATTTCCGCAAAGTCGTGAAGAATGCCAATCCGGAGGCCTATATTGTCGGTGAAGTTTGGAGTGATTCCTTAACCTGGCTGCTTGGAGACCAATTTGATTCTGTAATGAATTACCCATTCTCTGGAACGGTACTGGAGTTCTTCAACGGCGGCATGGACGGAGTAACGTTCGGTCACCGGATTGGTGCTCTGCTGATGCGGTATCCGCAACAGACGAATGAGGTTGTCTTTAATTTGTTGGGCAGCCATGATACGCCCCGCCTGCTCACCTGCGTAGGTGAAGATAAACGCCGTCTGAAGCTGGCCGTTGTCTTCCTCTTCACCTTTATGGGTACACCCTGTATTTTTTATGGCGATGAAATTGGTCTGAGCGGGAACCAAGATCCCGATTGCCGTAAATGTATGGAATGGGATGAGAAGAAGCAGGACCGCGAACTGTACGACTTCTACCGCATGATGATTGCACTGCGTAAAAAGAACAAAGCACTGCGTGAAGGTCGCTTCCGCATCCTGCAGGCTCATAAGAGCGACTCCTGCATCGTATATGAACGTGCGGATGAAGTCATTCATTTTACGATCTGGATGAACAATGGCTCCGAACCCCGCACACTTAGTCATCCAATGGAGACCGATGATTGGCTGGATGCGCTGACAGGTGACCCTGTTGTCCCGCAAGGCGGTATGATGAATATCGCCCTTGATGCTTATGGATACCGGATATTATGCCGCACGCTTGAGTAG
- the ppk1 gene encoding polyphosphate kinase 1, whose translation MNTEETKINQSSPATAYLNRDLSWIEFNRRVLQEAQDPDNPLMERAKFLAIVSSNLDEFISVRVAGIQDQIRAGYMKKDFTGYTPSGLHKRLIKRVSKIIADQYRTFQGISRGLHKEGVVFVNYADMTHAQEQSIEQYYRDIIYPVLTPMAVDQSRPFPLVHSQFIYLAVVLTSKNSHEDEPYFAILQIPSNLPRCIPLPYRANSKKRQFVFIEDVIRHHIQTLFSGYEPVAVSEFRLTRNSDLTIDEEGAEDLLEEIEKELRKRRRGVPARLEVQKGIHPYALEQLQAEFEIEDFVFEIEGPLDLSFLRNFAGSLKGFSYLHYPPIEPLYPAEFDENEDFFEVLRERDVLVYHPYESFDAMTDFITQASEDEQVMAIKMTLYRVSGKSPLITALANAAESGKQVTVVVELKARFDEERNIAWARKLEQSGCHVVYGLVGLKTHAKITLIVRQEGNELRRYVHVGTGNYNDSTAKAYTDLSLFTAQADIGLDASELFNQMTGYSANYDWNSFIVAPTNMSQSLQNLMHREAEHAAAGRPARIIAKMNSLSNQQVIDDLYSSAQAGVSIDLIVRGVCCLRPGIEGLSERITVRSIVDRFLEHSRIYYFENGGKPEVYLSSADWMTRNLTRRIELMCPVHDTNIRKQIVKILDLSLKDNVKSSFLQANGYYVRADDKKAPFRSQFVAMDVTRWKENRALPLPTKHS comes from the coding sequence ATGAATACAGAAGAGACAAAAATCAACCAGAGTAGTCCAGCTACTGCTTACCTCAACAGGGATTTAAGCTGGATCGAATTTAACCGCCGCGTGTTGCAGGAAGCACAAGACCCAGACAATCCACTGATGGAGCGGGCCAAGTTTCTGGCGATCGTATCCAGCAATCTGGATGAATTCATCAGTGTCCGTGTAGCCGGGATTCAGGATCAGATCCGAGCGGGCTACATGAAAAAAGATTTCACGGGTTATACGCCATCAGGGCTGCATAAACGCTTGATCAAACGAGTCAGCAAAATTATTGCCGACCAATACCGTACGTTCCAAGGCATCTCACGGGGTTTACATAAAGAAGGCGTTGTATTTGTTAATTATGCGGATATGACCCACGCCCAGGAGCAGTCTATCGAACAGTATTACCGGGACATCATTTACCCAGTGCTTACACCGATGGCTGTCGATCAAAGTCGGCCCTTTCCGCTCGTCCACAGCCAGTTCATTTATTTGGCAGTTGTGCTTACGAGCAAGAATAGTCACGAGGACGAGCCCTATTTTGCTATTTTGCAAATTCCGTCCAACTTGCCGAGATGTATCCCTCTTCCCTACCGTGCTAACAGTAAGAAACGGCAGTTTGTCTTCATCGAGGATGTAATCAGACATCACATTCAGACTCTCTTTAGTGGGTACGAACCTGTGGCTGTTAGTGAATTCCGGTTAACCCGCAACTCTGATCTGACCATCGATGAGGAAGGTGCAGAGGATCTACTGGAGGAAATCGAAAAAGAACTGCGCAAACGGCGGCGGGGCGTTCCTGCCCGTCTGGAGGTACAAAAAGGAATTCATCCCTATGCCTTGGAACAACTGCAGGCTGAATTTGAAATCGAAGACTTCGTTTTTGAAATTGAAGGTCCGCTGGATCTGAGCTTCCTGCGTAATTTTGCCGGAAGTTTGAAAGGCTTCAGCTATTTGCATTACCCGCCCATCGAACCTCTCTATCCGGCTGAATTCGATGAGAACGAGGATTTCTTCGAGGTATTGCGCGAACGTGATGTGTTGGTCTACCACCCTTATGAATCATTTGATGCAATGACGGACTTCATCACTCAAGCATCCGAGGATGAGCAGGTAATGGCCATTAAAATGACTCTTTATCGGGTCAGCGGCAAATCTCCACTAATCACCGCTCTGGCAAACGCTGCTGAATCAGGTAAGCAGGTAACGGTAGTAGTGGAGCTGAAGGCTAGATTTGATGAAGAACGGAACATTGCCTGGGCACGAAAGCTTGAGCAATCGGGCTGTCACGTTGTTTATGGTCTGGTTGGTCTCAAAACTCATGCGAAAATTACGCTGATTGTCCGCCAAGAAGGCAATGAGTTACGCCGTTACGTACATGTGGGTACAGGCAACTATAATGACAGTACGGCCAAGGCCTATACGGACCTTAGCTTGTTCACCGCCCAAGCAGACATTGGACTTGATGCTTCAGAATTGTTCAATCAGATGACCGGTTATTCTGCTAATTATGACTGGAATTCTTTCATCGTTGCACCAACCAACATGAGCCAGTCATTGCAGAACTTAATGCATCGAGAGGCTGAGCATGCTGCCGCAGGTCGTCCTGCACGCATCATTGCCAAGATGAATTCACTGTCGAATCAACAGGTTATTGATGATTTGTACAGTTCAGCTCAGGCTGGTGTTTCCATAGATTTGATTGTACGTGGCGTTTGCTGTCTGCGTCCGGGAATCGAAGGCTTAAGCGAGCGAATTACTGTTCGCAGTATCGTTGACCGTTTTCTGGAACACTCGCGTATTTATTATTTCGAGAATGGCGGGAAACCAGAGGTTTATCTATCAAGTGCTGACTGGATGACACGTAACCTTACCCGGCGGATCGAGCTGATGTGCCCAGTGCATGACACCAATATTCGGAAACAGATTGTCAAGATTCTTGATCTGTCCCTAAAAGATAATGTGAAATCCAGCTTCCTGCAGGCTAATGGATATTATGTACGTGCAGACGACAAAAAGGCCCCTTTCCGGAGCCAGTTCGTTGCCATGGATGTTACCCGTTGGAAGGAAAACCGAGCTTTACCTTTACCGACCAAGCACTCCTGA